A single region of the Pseudomonas mandelii genome encodes:
- a CDS encoding nitrite reductase, whose product MRRIVLAHLLGVSAAQAGAAVPALEHAAQLYQQHCQSCHGINRLGGAGPALLPESLSRIKPDEIRSVIQNGRPASQMASYANVFSPAQIDALVDYLQQPPATPPTWSNDDILGSYSMLADLSKLPSTPQHGADPMNLFVVVEAGDHHIDILDGDRFEVLARFASHFAVHGGPKFSPDGRFVYFASRDGWISLYDLHNLKLIAEVRAGLNTRNLAVSKDGRWVLVGNYLPGNLVVLDARDLSLVKTIPTIGQNGTASRVSAVYSAPPRDSFIVALKDVKEVWELSWAGTPDFEPRRIPAGDFLDDFSFSPDYKQLLATSRKAQGGQVIDLDSGKVVTDIPLPGMPHLGSGTYWKRNGEWVFATPNISKGLISVIDFKTWKLIKEIPTLGPGFFMRSHVNSRYAWTDVFFGPDNDAIHLIDKQTLEIAHTLRPMPGKTAAHVEFTRDGRYLLLSIWATDGALIVYDSNTLQEIKRIPMNKPSGKYNVGNKIEFAEGTSH is encoded by the coding sequence ATGAGGCGCATCGTACTTGCCCACCTGTTAGGGGTCAGTGCGGCCCAGGCCGGCGCAGCAGTGCCGGCACTTGAACACGCGGCGCAACTCTATCAGCAGCATTGCCAGAGCTGTCACGGTATCAACCGTCTCGGCGGCGCAGGGCCGGCGTTGTTGCCTGAGAGCCTCAGCCGGATCAAACCTGATGAAATCCGCAGCGTGATTCAAAACGGTCGCCCCGCGAGCCAGATGGCCAGCTATGCCAACGTGTTCAGCCCCGCGCAGATCGACGCGCTGGTGGATTACCTTCAGCAACCGCCCGCCACCCCGCCCACCTGGAGCAATGACGACATACTCGGCAGTTACTCGATGCTCGCGGACCTGAGCAAACTGCCCTCCACGCCCCAGCACGGCGCCGACCCGATGAACCTGTTTGTGGTGGTAGAAGCTGGCGACCATCACATCGACATCCTCGACGGTGACCGATTTGAGGTGCTCGCGCGGTTCGCTTCGCACTTCGCCGTGCACGGCGGACCGAAGTTCTCGCCCGACGGGCGCTTCGTCTACTTCGCTTCCCGTGACGGCTGGATCAGTCTGTATGACTTGCACAACCTGAAGCTGATCGCCGAGGTCCGCGCCGGCCTTAACACCCGCAACCTGGCGGTGAGCAAGGATGGACGCTGGGTGCTGGTGGGCAACTACTTGCCCGGCAACCTGGTGGTGCTCGATGCTCGCGATCTGTCGCTGGTCAAAACCATCCCGACCATCGGTCAGAACGGTACCGCGTCACGGGTCAGCGCGGTTTACTCCGCCCCGCCGCGCGACAGTTTCATCGTCGCACTCAAGGACGTGAAGGAAGTCTGGGAGCTGTCCTGGGCGGGCACACCGGATTTCGAACCCCGGCGGATTCCTGCCGGGGATTTTCTCGATGATTTTTCCTTTTCGCCGGACTACAAACAGCTGCTGGCCACGTCGCGCAAGGCCCAGGGCGGCCAGGTCATCGACCTCGACAGCGGCAAGGTGGTCACCGACATACCGCTGCCGGGCATGCCGCATTTGGGCTCGGGGACCTATTGGAAACGCAACGGTGAATGGGTGTTCGCCACGCCGAATATCAGCAAGGGGCTGATCTCGGTCATCGACTTCAAGACCTGGAAACTGATCAAGGAAATTCCGACCCTGGGGCCCGGGTTTTTCATGCGCAGTCATGTCAACTCGCGGTATGCCTGGACTGATGTGTTCTTCGGGCCCGACAACGATGCGATCCACCTGATCGACAAACAGACGCTGGAGATTGCCCACACCTTGCGCCCGATGCCCGGTAAAACCGCCGCTCATGTTGAGTTCACTCGCGACGGCCGCTACTTGCTGCTGAGCATCTGGGCCACCGATGGCGCGCTGATCGTCTACGACAGCAACACCTTGCAGGAGATCAAACGCATTCCGATGAACAAGCCTTCGGGCAAGTACAACGTGGGGAACAAGATTGAGTTTGCCGAGGGGACTTCGCATTAG
- a CDS encoding SDR family NAD(P)-dependent oxidoreductase, with protein MKTEFQDRLAVVTGASSGIGLALCAALLPRGVKVLAMSRTLGELPALQQIYGERLQWFAGDVTSQQDLSELAERAAAMGPVDYLVPNAGVAEMADSLDMQAFQRQWAVNGAGALNTLAALRGELASPASVVFVGSFLTGSSFPGLAACIASKAALAAQARTLAVEFANFDVRINLVSPGPTATAMWDNLGLSEGELGDVADTLGKRLLPGHFLDAAAVANVIVFQLSQGARGVYGQDWKVDNGYTLG; from the coding sequence ATGAAAACCGAGTTTCAAGATCGTTTGGCGGTGGTCACAGGTGCCAGCTCCGGGATCGGCCTTGCGCTGTGCGCCGCGCTGTTACCGCGCGGGGTCAAGGTGCTGGCGATGTCACGGACCCTCGGTGAATTGCCGGCCTTGCAGCAGATCTACGGCGAGCGGTTGCAGTGGTTTGCCGGGGACGTCACAAGTCAGCAAGACCTGAGCGAACTGGCCGAGCGCGCTGCGGCGATGGGCCCCGTGGACTATTTGGTGCCTAACGCGGGTGTCGCCGAAATGGCCGACAGCCTGGATATGCAGGCCTTCCAGCGTCAGTGGGCGGTCAACGGCGCTGGGGCGTTGAACACCCTGGCGGCGTTACGCGGGGAATTGGCGAGCCCGGCTTCGGTAGTATTTGTCGGGAGCTTCCTGACCGGCTCGAGCTTTCCCGGGTTGGCCGCTTGCATTGCCAGCAAGGCCGCACTCGCGGCTCAGGCGCGCACGCTTGCGGTGGAGTTCGCGAATTTTGATGTGCGCATCAATCTGGTCTCGCCGGGACCGACCGCCACCGCGATGTGGGACAACCTGGGGTTGAGCGAGGGGGAACTCGGCGACGTCGCCGACACCCTGGGTAAACGTCTGTTGCCGGGGCATTTTCTTGATGCGGCGGCGGTGGCCAATGTGATTGTTTTTCAGTTGTCGCAGGGGGCTCGGGGTGTTTACGGCCAGGACTGGAAGGTTGATAACGGTTACACCTTGGGCTGA
- a CDS encoding nitrous oxide reductase accessory protein NosL, whose amino-acid sequence MNAFYLTTMRAVAGLMMCLLLTACDNPVQATYSDTAAAFHPSDECHVCGMIIDGFPGPKGEVVERAGIKKFCSTAEMIGWWLQPENHHGDAKLYVHDMGRSPWNAPNDAHLIDAKDAFYVVGTQLKGAMGVVLASFSSREAAEKLAAEQGGRLLRFSEITPALLQQH is encoded by the coding sequence ATGAATGCGTTTTATCTGACGACGATGCGCGCGGTGGCGGGCCTGATGATGTGCCTCCTGCTGACGGCCTGTGACAACCCAGTGCAAGCCACTTACAGCGACACCGCCGCGGCCTTTCATCCCAGTGATGAATGCCATGTCTGCGGGATGATTATCGACGGATTCCCCGGGCCCAAGGGCGAAGTGGTCGAGCGGGCGGGGATCAAGAAGTTCTGTTCCACGGCGGAAATGATCGGCTGGTGGTTGCAGCCGGAAAACCATCATGGCGATGCAAAACTGTATGTCCATGACATGGGCCGCAGCCCGTGGAACGCGCCGAATGACGCCCATCTGATCGATGCAAAAGACGCCTTCTACGTGGTCGGTACCCAACTCAAAGGCGCCATGGGCGTGGTGCTGGCGTCGTTCTCAAGTCGCGAGGCCGCTGAAAAGCTTGCCGCTGAACAGGGCGGTCGCTTGCTGCGCTTCAGCGAGATCACTCCGGCGCTGCTGCAACAACACTAA
- a CDS encoding ABC transporter permease, whose amino-acid sequence MNAVWNMARKEFSDGLRNRWLLAISVLFAVLAIGIAWLGAAASGQLGFTSVPATIASLASLATFLMPLIALLLAYDAIVGEDESGTLLLLLTYPLGRGQILLGKFVGHGLILALATLIGFGCAMLAIAVLVDNVELSLLLWAFGRFMASSTLLGWGFLGLAYVLSSASAEKSTAAGLALGVWFFFVLVFDLALLALLVLSEGQFNPKVLPWLLLLNPADIYRLINLSGFEPGAGNTGVLTLGSDLPMPGSMLWLCLSLWVAVPLGSAWLLFRRRAT is encoded by the coding sequence ATGAACGCTGTCTGGAACATGGCCCGCAAGGAATTCAGTGACGGTTTGCGCAATCGCTGGTTGTTGGCAATCAGTGTGTTGTTCGCGGTGCTGGCCATCGGCATCGCCTGGCTGGGCGCCGCGGCCTCCGGGCAGTTGGGTTTCACCTCGGTGCCGGCCACCATCGCCAGCCTCGCCAGTCTGGCGACGTTTTTGATGCCGTTGATTGCGTTGCTGTTGGCCTATGACGCCATCGTCGGCGAGGACGAGAGCGGCACGTTGCTGCTGTTGCTGACGTACCCCTTGGGTCGCGGGCAGATTCTGCTCGGCAAGTTTGTCGGCCACGGGTTGATCCTGGCGCTGGCGACGCTGATCGGTTTCGGCTGCGCCATGCTGGCCATCGCGGTGCTGGTGGACAACGTCGAACTGAGCCTGCTGCTCTGGGCCTTCGGTCGGTTCATGGCGTCGTCGACGTTATTGGGCTGGGGGTTTCTGGGGTTGGCCTATGTGCTGAGCAGTGCGTCGGCCGAAAAATCCACGGCGGCCGGGCTGGCACTGGGCGTGTGGTTCTTCTTCGTGCTGGTGTTCGACCTGGCCCTGCTGGCGCTGTTGGTGCTCAGCGAAGGGCAGTTCAACCCGAAAGTGCTGCCCTGGTTGCTGCTGCTCAATCCCGCTGACATCTATCGCCTGATCAACCTTTCCGGTTTTGAACCCGGTGCCGGCAACACGGGTGTGCTGACGCTTGGCAGCGATTTGCCGATGCCGGGCTCGATGCTCTGGCTATGCCTGTCGCTGTGGGTGGCGGTGCCATTGGGTTCGGCCTGGTTGTTGTTTCGTCGCCGAGCGACATGA
- a CDS encoding ABC transporter ATP-binding protein, with product MNVIDIEGVSQRYGHATVLHQLNLSLAEGEVLGLFGHNGAGKTTSMKLVLGLLQPSEGQVRVFGRLPCDPHVRRLLGYLPENVTFYPQLSGVETLRHFARLKGAASAQVDALLEEVGLAGAAHRRVKTYSKGMRQRLGLAQALLGEPRLLLLDEPTVGLDPIATQDLYRLLDRLRSQGTSIILCSHVLPGVEAHINRAAILTQGRLLALGSLRSLREEAGLPTLIRANGLKHAGPLQQRWNNAGHLTERWGVEGLEVAALNGSKLGLLRQLLNEDEPADVEIHQPSLEDIYRYYMSRAGAAPIGEAV from the coding sequence ATGAACGTCATCGACATCGAAGGCGTCAGCCAGCGCTATGGGCATGCCACCGTGTTGCATCAGCTCAACCTCAGCCTGGCGGAAGGTGAAGTGCTGGGTTTGTTCGGTCATAACGGCGCGGGCAAGACCACCAGCATGAAACTGGTGCTGGGCCTGCTCCAGCCCAGCGAAGGGCAGGTCCGGGTGTTCGGTCGCTTGCCCTGCGATCCCCACGTACGACGCCTGCTCGGTTATCTGCCGGAGAACGTGACGTTTTACCCGCAGCTGAGCGGTGTTGAAACCTTGCGCCATTTCGCGCGACTCAAAGGCGCCGCGTCCGCCCAAGTGGACGCACTGCTGGAGGAAGTCGGCCTGGCCGGTGCGGCGCATCGGCGGGTCAAGACCTACTCCAAGGGCATGCGTCAACGGTTGGGGCTGGCGCAGGCGCTACTCGGCGAGCCGCGTTTGTTGCTGCTCGACGAACCAACAGTCGGCCTCGACCCCATCGCCACTCAGGACTTGTATCGGTTGCTCGATCGCCTGCGTAGCCAAGGCACCAGCATCATTCTGTGTTCCCACGTCTTGCCCGGTGTCGAGGCGCACATCAACCGCGCCGCGATTCTGACCCAGGGACGTCTGCTGGCACTGGGGAGTCTACGCAGTTTGCGCGAGGAAGCCGGGTTGCCGACGCTGATTCGCGCCAACGGCCTCAAGCACGCCGGGCCCTTGCAGCAACGCTGGAACAACGCCGGGCACCTCACCGAGCGCTGGGGCGTCGAAGGTCTTGAAGTGGCCGCACTCAATGGCAGCAAGCTCGGGCTGTTGCGCCAGCTGCTCAATGAAGACGAGCCGGCCGACGTGGAAATCCATCAACCGTCGCTGGAAGATATTTACCGCTACTACATGAGCCGGGCCGGTGCGGCGCCAATCGGGGAGGCCGTATGA